The following proteins are co-located in the Pseudomonas sp. ATCC 13867 genome:
- a CDS encoding uracil-xanthine permease family protein — MADEYNDPLWRQVISGAQMLFVAFGALVLMPLITGLDPNVALFTAGFGTLMFQIVTGRQVPVFLASSFAFITPIILAKGQFGLAATMGGVVAAGFVYTFLGLAVKIKGTGFIDRLLPPVVIGPVIISIGLAMAPIAANMAMGKAGDGSELIPYKTAMLISMPALVTTLIVAVFAKGMLRLVPIIAGVLVGYGLSFAFGVVDVAKIVAAPWLELPKFTAPEFNWQAILFIVPVALAPAIEHIGGVIAIGGVTGKNYLKTPGLHRTLLGDGIATSTAGLFGGPPNTTYAEVTGAVMLTKNYNPKIMTWAALFAVGLAFVGKFGAILQSIPVPVMGGILCLLFGTIASVGMNTLIRHKVDLSQARNLCIVSVTLVFGIGGVLIGTGTGPDDFGLKGIALCAIVAILLNLILPGEEGWENKALEEGAGVSSTEKSAE; from the coding sequence ATGGCCGACGAATACAACGACCCGCTGTGGCGCCAGGTCATCTCGGGCGCGCAGATGCTGTTCGTGGCCTTCGGCGCGCTGGTGCTGATGCCGCTGATCACCGGCCTGGACCCGAACGTCGCGCTGTTCACCGCCGGCTTCGGCACCCTGATGTTCCAGATCGTCACGGGCCGCCAGGTGCCGGTGTTCCTGGCCTCTAGCTTCGCCTTCATTACCCCGATCATCCTCGCCAAGGGCCAGTTCGGCCTGGCCGCGACCATGGGCGGCGTGGTGGCGGCGGGCTTCGTCTACACCTTCCTGGGCCTGGCGGTGAAGATCAAGGGCACCGGCTTCATCGACCGCCTGCTGCCGCCGGTGGTCATCGGCCCGGTGATCATCTCCATTGGCCTGGCGATGGCGCCGATCGCCGCCAACATGGCAATGGGCAAGGCCGGCGACGGCAGCGAGCTGATTCCGTACAAGACCGCCATGCTGATTTCCATGCCGGCGCTGGTCACCACCCTGATCGTCGCGGTATTCGCCAAGGGCATGCTGCGCCTGGTGCCGATCATCGCCGGCGTGCTGGTGGGCTACGGCCTGTCCTTCGCCTTCGGCGTGGTCGACGTCGCCAAGATCGTCGCCGCGCCCTGGCTGGAGCTGCCGAAGTTCACCGCCCCGGAGTTCAACTGGCAGGCCATCCTGTTCATCGTCCCGGTGGCGCTGGCACCAGCCATCGAGCACATCGGCGGCGTCATCGCGATAGGCGGCGTGACCGGCAAGAACTACCTGAAGACCCCGGGCCTGCACCGCACCCTGCTGGGCGACGGCATCGCCACCTCCACCGCCGGCCTGTTCGGCGGCCCGCCGAACACCACCTACGCGGAAGTGACCGGCGCAGTGATGCTGACCAAGAACTACAACCCGAAGATCATGACCTGGGCGGCGCTGTTCGCCGTCGGCCTGGCCTTCGTCGGCAAGTTCGGCGCCATCCTGCAGAGCATCCCGGTACCGGTGATGGGCGGCATCCTCTGCCTGCTGTTCGGCACCATCGCCTCGGTGGGCATGAACACCCTGATCCGCCACAAGGTCGACCTGTCCCAGGCGCGCAACCTGTGCATCGTCTCGGTCACCCTGGTGTTCGGCATCGGCGGCGTACTGATCGGCACCGGCACCGGCCCGGACGACTTCGGCCTGAAGGGCATCGCCCTGTGTGCCATCGTCGCCATCCTCCTCAACCTGATCCTGCCCGGCGAGGAAGGCTGGGAGAACAAGGCACTGGAAGAAGGCGCCGGCGTTTCTTCAACCGAGAAATCCGCCGAGTGA
- a CDS encoding aldehyde dehydrogenase family protein translates to MSRLLYIDGQWQPADSGAVLRPTAPATREALPEVACAGVSDVERAVAAAKRAFADWKLTGAAQRAGYLRAFAEQLEARSEALIALQMQASGKPRLEAEIDIGDAIATFAYYAELADQLDARQNAEVALPDAGYRSQTRFEPIGVVGLIVPWNFPLVTSAWKVAPALAAGCTVVLKPSEITPLIELVLGEIADAIGLPAGVLNLVPGLADAGAALCSHPGIAKLSFTGSNVVGRKVMEAAAARTLPVGLELGGKSPILVFEDCDLDEAVQWIIAGVYWNAGQMCSATSRLLVQKSIAAPLLAKLKIAVEGLRVGDSLQGETDMGPMTSEAQYRKVLDYFAVARDEGLACLTGGEAAEGWFIQPTVYTDVAADSRLWREEIFGPVLCVRTFSDEADALRQANDSDFALAATVCSADLERAQRVAENLEAGNVWLNSPQVVFPQTSWGGGKRSGIGRELGPWGLSAFFDIKHITAPR, encoded by the coding sequence ATGTCCCGTCTCCTCTATATCGATGGCCAATGGCAGCCCGCCGACAGTGGCGCGGTCCTGCGTCCGACCGCTCCCGCCACCCGTGAAGCGCTGCCGGAGGTCGCCTGCGCCGGTGTGTCCGACGTGGAGCGCGCCGTCGCTGCCGCCAAGCGCGCCTTCGCTGACTGGAAGCTGACCGGCGCCGCCCAGCGCGCGGGTTACCTGCGCGCCTTCGCCGAACAGCTCGAAGCCCGCAGCGAAGCGCTGATCGCCCTGCAGATGCAGGCCAGCGGCAAGCCGCGCCTGGAAGCGGAAATCGACATCGGCGACGCCATCGCCACCTTCGCCTACTACGCCGAATTGGCCGACCAACTGGACGCCCGGCAGAACGCCGAAGTGGCCCTGCCGGATGCCGGCTACCGCTCGCAGACGCGCTTCGAGCCCATCGGCGTGGTCGGCCTGATCGTGCCGTGGAACTTCCCGCTGGTGACCAGCGCCTGGAAAGTCGCGCCAGCCCTGGCGGCGGGCTGCACCGTGGTGCTCAAGCCCTCGGAGATCACTCCGCTGATCGAGCTGGTGCTGGGCGAGATCGCCGACGCTATCGGCCTGCCTGCCGGCGTGCTGAACCTGGTGCCTGGCCTCGCCGATGCCGGCGCTGCTCTGTGCAGCCATCCGGGCATCGCCAAGCTGTCCTTCACCGGTAGCAACGTCGTTGGCCGCAAGGTCATGGAAGCTGCCGCCGCGCGCACCCTGCCGGTCGGCCTGGAGCTGGGCGGCAAGTCGCCGATCCTGGTGTTCGAGGACTGCGACCTGGACGAGGCCGTGCAGTGGATCATCGCCGGTGTCTACTGGAACGCCGGGCAGATGTGCTCCGCCACTTCGCGCCTGCTGGTGCAGAAATCCATCGCCGCGCCGCTGCTGGCGAAGCTGAAGATTGCGGTGGAAGGCCTGCGCGTCGGCGATTCGCTGCAGGGCGAAACCGACATGGGCCCGATGACCAGCGAAGCGCAGTACCGCAAGGTGCTCGATTATTTCGCGGTGGCCCGCGACGAAGGCCTGGCCTGCCTGACCGGCGGCGAAGCGGCCGAGGGCTGGTTCATCCAGCCGACCGTGTACACCGATGTAGCGGCGGACAGCCGCCTGTGGCGCGAGGAAATCTTCGGCCCGGTGCTGTGCGTGCGGACCTTCAGTGACGAAGCCGATGCCCTGCGTCAGGCCAACGACAGCGACTTCGCCCTGGCCGCCACCGTGTGCAGCGCCGATCTCGAGCGTGCTCAGCGCGTCGCCGAGAATCTGGAAGCCGGCAACGTCTGGCTGAACTCGCCGCAGGTGGTATTCCCGCAGACCTCCTGGGGCGGCGGCAAGCGCAGTGGCATCGGCCGCGAGCTGGGGCCGTGGGGCCTGTCGGCGTTCTTCGACATCAAGCACATCACCGCGCCGCGCTAA
- a CDS encoding lysylphosphatidylglycerol synthase transmembrane domain-containing protein, translating to MTRACWLLLGLIGASLVPLVLGGREMLAHVLAFPLDSLLVMFGMILLCWLINAQKLRVLLNGRAGDIGRVQSVGIIMASEFAFYATPGGTGGPLTLMALLSRHGMRPAHSSAIFAVDQLSDLMFFLCALAAVLIWALSHSISPDLETSLITSGVLLGGIFFGVVLLARFQRRAIKANGRLLARLGMKPRTRLRWARKCLHFRDTLVSSLRQPKRRLALIFFLTCCHWTLRFSVLYLTLRAMNVDLHWAWTFLIQLLSLAAGLATLLPGGAGGTELTSAALLAPLVGKSTAAAAILIWRVVTYYFYLVMGAPVFALLAGRPLLRKLIGLREKT from the coding sequence GTGACGCGTGCCTGCTGGCTCCTGCTCGGCCTGATCGGCGCCTCGCTGGTCCCGCTGGTCCTCGGCGGCCGGGAAATGCTCGCCCACGTCCTGGCCTTCCCCCTCGACAGCCTGCTGGTCATGTTCGGCATGATCCTGCTGTGCTGGCTGATCAACGCCCAGAAGTTGCGGGTGCTGCTCAACGGCCGCGCCGGCGACATCGGCCGGGTGCAGTCGGTGGGGATCATCATGGCCTCGGAATTTGCCTTCTACGCTACACCGGGCGGCACCGGCGGCCCGTTGACGCTAATGGCCCTGCTGTCGCGCCACGGCATGCGGCCGGCGCACAGCAGCGCGATCTTCGCCGTGGACCAGCTCAGCGACCTGATGTTCTTCCTCTGCGCGCTGGCGGCCGTGCTGATCTGGGCCCTGTCCCACAGCATCAGCCCGGACCTGGAGACCTCGCTGATCACCAGTGGCGTACTGCTGGGCGGCATCTTCTTCGGCGTGGTGCTGCTGGCACGCTTCCAGCGCCGGGCGATCAAGGCCAACGGACGCCTGCTCGCGCGCCTGGGCATGAAACCGCGCACACGCCTGCGCTGGGCGCGCAAATGCCTGCACTTCCGCGACACCCTGGTCAGCAGCCTGCGCCAGCCCAAACGCCGCCTGGCACTGATCTTCTTCCTCACCTGCTGCCACTGGACGCTGCGCTTCTCGGTGCTCTACCTCACCCTGCGCGCGATGAACGTGGACCTGCACTGGGCCTGGACCTTCCTGATCCAGTTGCTGTCGCTGGCGGCCGGGCTGGCCACGCTGCTGCCGGGCGGTGCCGGTGGCACCGAGTTGACCTCCGCCGCGCTGCTCGCCCCGCTGGTGGGCAAATCCACGGCGGCCGCGGCCATCCTGATCTGGCGCGTGGTGACCTACTACTTCTATCTGGTGATGGGCGCGCCGGTGTTCGCCCTGCTGGCGGGGCGACCGTTACTGCGCAAGCTGATCGGGCTGCGGGAAAAGACCTGA
- a CDS encoding PA4642 family protein, with the protein MRKDKKQVIGEEIGDGAIKLFLDVEPADNTPASLHKLVKAYRGLRVDDFERFVGFFVEAGYDLSAKDAKGQDFVALVQDQQQAEPYIEVIKAARG; encoded by the coding sequence ATGCGTAAAGACAAGAAGCAGGTGATTGGCGAAGAAATCGGCGACGGCGCCATCAAGCTGTTCCTCGACGTGGAACCGGCCGACAACACCCCTGCGTCCCTGCACAAGCTGGTCAAGGCCTACCGCGGCCTGCGCGTCGACGACTTCGAGCGTTTCGTCGGCTTCTTCGTCGAGGCCGGTTACGACCTGTCCGCCAAGGATGCCAAGGGCCAGGACTTCGTCGCCCTGGTCCAGGACCAGCAGCAGGCCGAGCCCTACATCGAAGTGATCAAGGCTGCTCGCGGCTGA
- the mvaT gene encoding histone-like nucleoid-structuring protein MvaT, with product MSLINEYRATEEAIKELQERLKSLEQDDKLKKELEFEEKLRALMGSYGKSLRDIIALLDPDAKLSKSPRTAKSTVTKRARKVKQYKNPHTGEVIETKGGNHKTLKEWKAKWGAEAVESWATLLG from the coding sequence ATGTCGCTGATCAACGAGTACCGCGCCACCGAAGAAGCCATCAAGGAACTTCAGGAGCGACTGAAATCCCTCGAGCAGGACGACAAGCTGAAGAAAGAGCTTGAGTTCGAAGAGAAACTCCGCGCACTGATGGGCAGCTACGGCAAATCCCTGCGCGATATCATCGCCCTGCTCGATCCGGACGCGAAGCTGAGCAAATCTCCGCGTACCGCGAAGAGCACCGTGACCAAACGTGCCCGCAAGGTCAAGCAATACAAGAACCCGCACACCGGTGAAGTCATCGAGACCAAGGGCGGCAACCACAAGACCCTCAAGGAATGGAAGGCCAAGTGGGGCGCCGAGGCCGTCGAGAGCTGGGCTACCCTGCTGGGCTAA
- the sbcB gene encoding exodeoxyribonuclease I, with protein sequence MTASLFWYDYETTGIDPRRDRPLQVAGIRTDEALNEIGQPLNLYCRPSDDILPHPAACLVTGIVPQRLEEQGLGEAEFMTRLHAELAQPGTCVAGYNTLRFDDEVTRYSLYRNFFDPYAREWQGGNSRWDLIDMVRTCYALRPEGIVWPEQEGVVSLKLERLTAANGIDHGQAHDALSDVRATIALARLIRDRQPRLYDYLYRLRSKQGVLDQVRLHEPLVHVSGRFSGARHYLSVVLPLGWHPRNRNALIVCDLAADPSPLLELDAEALRQRLYTRRDELAEGELPVPLKLLHINRCPVVAPLNVLRPQDRERIGLDLDGCLKRAQELVQAKALWQEKLAPIYSEESFAASEDPEQQLYDGFIGDRDRRLCEQVRQADPARLAKEQWPFDDPRLPELLFRYRARNFPETLSATEQQQWLDFCRQRLSAPEWGAPNTLENFDSAMAEQMSNAGAANRAVLEAWAKYALALRERYGL encoded by the coding sequence ATGACCGCCAGCCTCTTCTGGTACGACTACGAAACCACCGGCATCGATCCGCGCCGCGACCGGCCCTTGCAGGTCGCCGGCATCCGCACGGACGAGGCCCTCAACGAGATCGGCCAGCCGCTGAATCTCTATTGCCGTCCCAGCGACGACATCCTCCCGCACCCGGCGGCCTGCCTGGTCACCGGGATCGTCCCGCAGCGGCTGGAGGAACAGGGTCTCGGCGAGGCGGAGTTCATGACCCGCCTGCACGCCGAACTGGCGCAGCCGGGTACCTGCGTCGCGGGCTACAACACCCTGCGCTTCGACGACGAGGTGACGCGCTACAGCCTCTATCGGAATTTCTTCGACCCGTACGCCCGCGAATGGCAGGGCGGCAACAGCCGCTGGGACCTGATCGACATGGTGCGCACCTGCTATGCGCTGCGCCCGGAAGGCATCGTCTGGCCCGAACAGGAGGGTGTGGTCAGCCTGAAGCTGGAGCGCCTCACCGCCGCCAACGGCATCGACCACGGCCAGGCCCACGACGCGCTGTCGGACGTGCGTGCGACCATCGCCCTGGCCCGCCTGATCCGTGACCGCCAACCCAGGCTTTACGACTATCTCTACCGCCTGCGCAGCAAGCAGGGCGTCCTGGACCAGGTCCGCCTGCACGAGCCGCTGGTGCATGTCTCCGGGCGCTTCTCCGGGGCGCGTCATTACCTGTCGGTGGTGTTGCCGCTGGGCTGGCATCCGCGTAACCGTAACGCGTTGATCGTCTGCGACCTGGCGGCGGACCCGTCGCCGCTGCTGGAACTGGATGCCGAGGCGTTGCGCCAGCGCCTGTATACGCGCCGGGATGAACTGGCCGAAGGCGAACTGCCGGTGCCGCTGAAATTGCTGCATATCAACCGCTGCCCGGTAGTGGCGCCGCTGAACGTACTCCGTCCGCAGGATCGCGAACGTATTGGCCTGGACCTGGACGGATGCCTGAAGCGTGCGCAGGAGCTGGTCCAGGCCAAGGCGCTTTGGCAGGAGAAACTTGCGCCGATCTATTCCGAGGAAAGTTTCGCGGCGTCCGAGGATCCTGAGCAGCAGTTGTATGACGGATTTATCGGGGACCGGGACCGCCGATTGTGCGAACAGGTGCGTCAGGCAGATCCTGCCCGACTGGCCAAAGAGCAATGGCCGTTCGATGACCCGCGACTTCCTGAACTTCTGTTCCGATACCGTGCGCGTAATTTTCCGGAAACTTTGTCTGCCACCGAACAGCAACAATGGCTGGACTTCTGCCGTCAGCGCCTGAGTGCGCCGGAATGGGGGGCTCCGAATACTCTGGAGAACTTCGACAGCGCAATGGCCGAGCAGATGAGTAATGCCGGCGCAGCAAACCGCGCGGTGCTCGAAGCCTGGGCGAAATATGCACTCGCATTGCGCGAGCGTTATGGCCTCTAG
- the upp gene encoding uracil phosphoribosyltransferase, with protein MPVLEIRHPLIRHKIGLMRRHDISTKNFRELAQEVGALLTYEATKDLPLENYEIEGWAGSVQVEKIAGKKITVVPILRAGIGMLDGVLSLIPGAKVSAVGVARNEETLEAHTYLEKLAPDIAERRSLIIDPMLATGGSMVATIDLLKKAGCKEIRAMVLVAAPEGIKAVNDAHPDVLIYTASIDQRLNENGYIIPGLGDAGDKIFGTKQKDT; from the coding sequence ATGCCCGTACTCGAGATCCGTCACCCCCTGATCCGACACAAGATCGGTCTGATGCGCCGCCATGACATCAGCACCAAGAATTTCCGTGAGCTGGCCCAGGAAGTCGGCGCCCTGCTGACCTATGAGGCGACCAAGGATCTGCCGCTGGAGAACTACGAGATCGAGGGTTGGGCCGGTTCGGTGCAGGTGGAGAAGATCGCCGGCAAGAAGATCACCGTGGTGCCGATCCTGCGCGCCGGCATCGGCATGCTCGACGGCGTGCTCAGCCTGATTCCGGGCGCCAAGGTCAGCGCCGTGGGTGTCGCGCGCAACGAGGAAACCCTTGAAGCACACACCTACCTGGAAAAGCTGGCGCCGGACATCGCCGAGCGTCGCTCGCTGATCATCGACCCGATGCTGGCCACCGGCGGCTCGATGGTCGCCACCATCGACCTGCTGAAGAAGGCCGGCTGCAAGGAGATTCGCGCGATGGTGCTGGTGGCGGCACCGGAAGGGATCAAGGCGGTCAACGATGCGCATCCGGACGTGCTCATCTATACCGCCTCCATCGACCAGCGCCTGAACGAGAACGGCTACATCATTCCGGGCCTGGGCGATGCCGGTGACAAGATCTTCGGCACCAAGCAGAAGGACACCTGA
- a CDS encoding WbuC family cupin fold metalloprotein, translating into MGGPRFLDSVLFDEIAARAAASPRRRQNHNFHEQSEPCHRLLNALQPDSYIPPHCHRHPDKAESLLVVKGALGLLIFSDSGELLTTRVLRAGGECVGADLPPGTFHAIVALEPDSVMFEAKSGPFVPLGEDERGQWAPCEGEAGAAEYLAWMRAQFA; encoded by the coding sequence ATGGGCGGGCCGCGTTTCCTCGACAGCGTGCTGTTCGACGAGATCGCGGCCCGTGCCGCCGCCAGCCCCCGGCGCCGGCAGAACCACAACTTCCATGAGCAGAGCGAACCCTGCCATCGCCTGCTCAATGCGCTGCAGCCCGACAGCTACATCCCGCCGCATTGCCACCGTCACCCGGACAAGGCCGAGAGCCTGCTGGTGGTGAAGGGCGCGCTGGGCCTGCTGATCTTCTCGGACAGCGGCGAGCTGTTGACCACCCGTGTGCTGCGTGCCGGCGGCGAGTGCGTCGGTGCGGACCTGCCGCCGGGTACCTTCCATGCCATCGTGGCGCTGGAGCCGGACAGCGTGATGTTCGAGGCCAAGTCCGGTCCGTTCGTCCCGCTGGGCGAGGACGAGCGTGGACAGTGGGCGCCGTGTGAGGGTGAAGCGGGCGCTGCCGAATACCTGGCGTGGATGCGCGCCCAGTTCGCCTGA
- a CDS encoding LysR family transcriptional regulator: MLHNVSDLDLRLLRIFACVVRCGGFSAAQGELGMGQSTISTHIASLETRLGYRLCERGKSGFRLTEKGERVLDYAQNLFAALGDFRDQVQSLAGRLVGELHLGLADNIATLPEARIHQTLARFNRRDQDVRLHFLIESSSQLERLVLSGRLHLAIACFSRRLPNLRYEPLYHERVAVFCGREHPLFNKPVTDAGELETCDWIQHGYAVADVQLPADPRRSTAFAQHMEAVLHAVRAGTHLGYLPTHYAERWVEQGQMRALLPDSLSYGITHSLVVRDEPGHNEALQALVEDLRLEHGVTPISAAR; encoded by the coding sequence ATGCTACATAACGTCTCCGACCTCGACCTGCGCCTGCTGCGCATCTTCGCCTGCGTGGTGCGCTGCGGTGGCTTCTCCGCCGCGCAGGGCGAACTGGGCATGGGCCAGTCGACCATCAGCACGCACATCGCCAGTCTGGAGACGCGTCTGGGCTACCGCCTGTGCGAGCGCGGCAAGAGCGGCTTTCGACTGACCGAGAAAGGCGAGCGGGTGCTGGACTATGCGCAGAACCTGTTCGCCGCGCTGGGCGACTTCCGCGATCAGGTGCAGTCCCTCGCCGGACGCCTGGTCGGCGAGCTGCACCTGGGCCTGGCCGACAACATCGCCACCCTGCCCGAGGCACGCATCCACCAGACGCTGGCGCGCTTCAACCGCCGCGATCAGGACGTGCGCCTGCATTTCCTCATCGAATCCTCCAGCCAGTTGGAGCGCCTGGTACTCAGCGGCCGCCTGCACCTGGCCATCGCCTGCTTCAGCCGGCGCCTGCCGAACCTGCGCTACGAGCCGCTGTACCACGAGCGAGTCGCGGTGTTCTGCGGACGCGAACATCCGTTGTTCAACAAGCCAGTGACAGATGCCGGAGAGCTGGAAACCTGCGACTGGATTCAGCACGGCTATGCGGTGGCCGACGTGCAGTTGCCGGCCGACCCACGGCGCAGCACGGCCTTCGCCCAGCACATGGAGGCGGTGCTCCACGCCGTGCGCGCCGGCACGCACCTGGGCTACCTGCCTACGCACTACGCCGAGCGCTGGGTGGAACAGGGCCAGATGCGCGCTCTGCTGCCGGACAGCCTCAGCTACGGCATCACCCACAGCCTGGTGGTGCGCGACGAGCCGGGGCACAACGAAGCGCTCCAGGCGCTGGTCGAGGACCTGCGCCTGGAGCACGGGGTAACGCCGATTAGCGCGGCGCGGTGA
- a CDS encoding hypoxanthine-guanine phosphoribosyltransferase: MSVDLAHIRQVMAEADCLYTNAEVEAAIARVAEAINGSLADTNPVVFCVMNGGLIFSGKLLPLLNFPLEASYLHATRYRNETTGGELFWKAKPEISFIDRDVLIVDDILDEGHTLSAIIDFCKHAGAKRVHTAVLIDKDHDRKARPDLKADYVGLSCIDRYIFGYGMDYKGYWRNAAGIFAVKGL; the protein is encoded by the coding sequence ATGTCCGTCGATCTCGCGCACATCCGCCAAGTCATGGCCGAAGCCGACTGCCTGTACACCAACGCCGAGGTAGAGGCCGCCATCGCCCGTGTGGCCGAGGCCATCAACGGCTCGCTGGCCGACACCAACCCGGTGGTGTTCTGCGTGATGAACGGTGGCCTGATCTTCTCCGGCAAGCTGCTTCCGCTGCTGAATTTCCCGCTGGAAGCCTCCTACCTGCATGCGACCCGTTACCGCAACGAGACCACCGGCGGCGAGCTGTTCTGGAAGGCCAAGCCGGAAATCTCCTTCATCGACCGCGACGTGCTGATCGTCGACGACATCCTCGACGAAGGGCACACCCTCTCGGCGATCATCGACTTCTGCAAGCATGCCGGCGCCAAGCGCGTACACACCGCCGTGCTGATCGACAAGGACCACGACCGCAAGGCCCGTCCGGACCTGAAGGCCGACTACGTGGGCCTGTCCTGCATCGACCGCTACATCTTCGGCTACGGCATGGACTACAAGGGCTACTGGCGCAACGCCGCGGGCATCTTCGCGGTCAAGGGGCTCTGA
- a CDS encoding VOC family protein encodes MQVQPYLFFHGHADEAIAFYQHAVGAQLNALMRYAEAPGPSPVPDGWLDKVMHASLRVGETDILLSDGRGEHNATFNGFSLHLALRSVVAAEQAFAALAEEGRVEMPLEKTFWAQRFGMLTDRFGVGWMVSCH; translated from the coding sequence ATGCAAGTACAGCCCTATCTGTTTTTTCATGGTCACGCCGATGAGGCCATTGCCTTCTACCAACATGCGGTGGGCGCCCAGCTCAACGCTCTGATGCGCTACGCGGAAGCGCCCGGCCCGTCTCCGGTGCCGGACGGTTGGCTGGACAAGGTGATGCACGCCAGCCTGCGGGTCGGCGAAACCGACATTCTCCTGTCAGATGGCCGTGGCGAGCACAACGCCACCTTCAATGGGTTCTCCCTGCACCTGGCGTTGCGCAGCGTGGTGGCGGCGGAGCAGGCGTTCGCCGCCCTGGCGGAGGAGGGGCGGGTGGAGATGCCGCTGGAGAAGACCTTCTGGGCGCAGCGCTTCGGCATGCTCACCGACCGCTTCGGCGTCGGCTGGATGGTCAGTTGCCACTGA
- the purU gene encoding formyltetrahydrofolate deformylase codes for MRTFRLVIACPDGVGIVAKVSNFLATYNGWITEASHHSDNDNGWFFMRHEIRADSLPFDIDGFRQAFAPIAREFSMEWRITDSSVKKRVVLMASRESHCLADLLHRWHSGELDCEIPCVIANHDDLRSMVEWHGIPYFHVPVDPKNKQPAFEEVSRLIDEHQADNVVLARYMQIIPPDLCQKYRHQVINIHHSFLPSFVGAKPYHQASLRGVKLIGATCHYVTEELDAGPIIEQDVVRISHRDNIEDLVRLGKDVEKLVLARGLRYHLEDRVLVHDNKTVVFD; via the coding sequence ATGCGCACTTTTCGACTGGTGATCGCCTGCCCTGACGGGGTCGGCATCGTCGCCAAGGTGAGTAATTTCCTGGCCACTTACAACGGCTGGATCACCGAGGCCAGTCACCATTCCGATAATGACAACGGCTGGTTCTTCATGCGGCATGAGATTCGTGCCGACTCCCTGCCATTCGACATCGACGGCTTCCGCCAGGCGTTCGCCCCCATCGCCCGCGAGTTTTCCATGGAGTGGCGGATCACCGACTCTTCGGTGAAGAAGCGCGTCGTGCTGATGGCCAGTCGCGAGTCGCACTGCCTGGCCGACCTGCTGCACCGCTGGCACAGCGGCGAGCTGGACTGCGAGATTCCCTGCGTGATCGCCAACCACGACGACCTGCGCAGCATGGTGGAGTGGCATGGCATTCCGTACTTCCACGTCCCGGTGGACCCGAAGAACAAGCAGCCGGCCTTCGAGGAAGTATCGCGCCTGATCGACGAGCACCAGGCCGACAACGTGGTGCTGGCGCGCTACATGCAGATCATCCCGCCGGACCTGTGCCAGAAGTACCGCCACCAGGTGATCAACATCCACCACAGCTTCCTGCCGTCCTTCGTCGGCGCCAAGCCGTACCACCAGGCCTCGCTGCGCGGCGTGAAGCTGATCGGCGCGACCTGCCACTATGTGACCGAGGAGCTGGACGCCGGCCCGATCATCGAGCAGGACGTGGTGCGCATCAGCCACCGCGACAACATCGAGGACCTGGTGCGCCTGGGCAAGGACGTGGAGAAGCTGGTGCTGGCCCGCGGCCTGCGCTACCACCTGGAAGACCGCGTGCTGGTGCACGACAACAAGACCGTGGTGTTCGACTGA
- a CDS encoding RDD family protein, whose product MTAAAAPRPDIRPPSPALDTRYHVETPEGIDLLLRPAGVIPRAIAYLVDLGIRALLMFALFMALAFLGQLGTGLGLLLTFVMTWWYMVLFEVLNQGRSPGKQMMGLRVVHDDGTPIGWSASLLRNLLRFADILPFGYTLGLLSCLSNPAFKRLGDLAAGTLVIYRDPPPSRPHLPEVPPQRAPWPLNLEEQRALMSFAERAEHLSAARREELAGILAEPLGVAPEHAEARLNAIASGLLGSGRGTP is encoded by the coding sequence TTGACCGCAGCCGCCGCTCCACGCCCGGACATCCGTCCACCCAGCCCCGCGCTGGATACCCGCTACCACGTGGAAACGCCGGAAGGGATCGACCTGCTGCTGCGTCCCGCCGGGGTCATTCCGCGAGCGATCGCCTACCTGGTCGACCTGGGCATCCGCGCCCTGCTGATGTTCGCCCTGTTCATGGCACTGGCCTTCCTCGGCCAGCTCGGCACCGGCCTCGGCCTGCTGCTCACCTTCGTCATGACCTGGTGGTACATGGTGCTCTTCGAAGTGCTCAACCAGGGCCGCTCGCCCGGCAAGCAGATGATGGGCCTGCGCGTGGTCCACGATGACGGCACGCCCATCGGCTGGTCCGCCTCGCTGCTGCGCAACCTGCTGCGTTTCGCCGACATCCTGCCCTTCGGCTACACCCTGGGTCTGCTCAGTTGCCTGTCCAACCCGGCGTTCAAGCGCCTGGGCGATCTGGCCGCCGGCACGCTGGTGATCTACCGCGATCCTCCGCCGAGCCGTCCGCATCTGCCGGAGGTCCCGCCGCAGCGCGCGCCCTGGCCGCTGAACCTGGAGGAGCAGCGCGCACTGATGAGCTTCGCCGAACGCGCCGAGCACCTGTCCGCGGCGCGGCGCGAAGAACTGGCCGGCATCCTCGCCGAGCCGCTGGGTGTCGCGCCCGAGCACGCGGAGGCACGACTCAACGCCATCGCCAGCGGGCTGCTGGGCAGCGGCCGGGGGACGCCATGA